One window of the Posidoniimonas polymericola genome contains the following:
- a CDS encoding TadE/TadG family type IV pilus assembly protein: protein MSNRTKSKSRRGVVAVEFAVVAPVLLSITFAMIELNRSYESQNLLATAAREGARFASMDRDGMLGQGEDANAKLVSDVKTFLESNGLPRDSITVEVKDAEYPETDFDIEDPANDLRLFEVRVSIDYSEVSHMAVDPANDYAMSASVFFRNGRATISD from the coding sequence ATGAGTAACCGAACTAAATCCAAGAGCCGCCGCGGTGTGGTGGCGGTCGAATTCGCCGTGGTCGCGCCGGTGCTGCTGTCGATCACCTTCGCGATGATCGAACTCAACCGCAGCTACGAGTCGCAGAACCTGCTAGCGACCGCCGCCCGCGAGGGCGCCCGGTTCGCCTCGATGGACCGCGACGGCATGCTCGGCCAGGGCGAGGACGCCAACGCCAAGCTGGTCTCGGACGTGAAGACCTTCCTCGAGTCCAACGGCCTGCCGCGTGACAGCATCACGGTCGAGGTCAAGGACGCCGAGTACCCCGAGACCGATTTCGACATCGAGGACCCCGCCAACGACCTGCGGCTGTTCGAGGTGCGGGTTTCGATCGACTACTCGGAGGTGAGCCACATGGCGGTCGACCCGGCCAACGACTACGCGATGTCCGCCTCGGTGTTCTTCCGCAACGGCCGCGCCACGATCTCCGACTAG
- a CDS encoding TadE/TadG family type IV pilus assembly protein — protein MHQRRPPQAARRGTTIVETAFVLPVFLFFIFALIEFGHAQMINNVLRSACREGARLGSTQGRSSADVENQVRQIIGSAMDPNDAQVFVKDGSSFDAGGAVPAEQSGFESLPDVNLGDAEPRQLFLVRAKIEYNDVALVPMPFMNGVVLQGQAFMRHE, from the coding sequence ATGCATCAACGCCGCCCCCCCCAGGCCGCCCGCCGCGGAACCACGATCGTCGAGACGGCGTTCGTGCTGCCGGTCTTCCTGTTCTTCATCTTCGCGCTGATCGAGTTTGGCCACGCGCAGATGATCAACAACGTGCTCCGCAGCGCCTGCCGCGAGGGCGCCCGGCTCGGTTCGACCCAGGGCCGCTCATCCGCGGATGTCGAAAACCAGGTGCGGCAGATCATCGGCAGCGCGATGGACCCCAACGACGCGCAGGTGTTCGTCAAGGACGGTTCTTCGTTCGACGCCGGCGGCGCCGTGCCGGCCGAGCAGTCGGGCTTCGAGTCGCTGCCGGACGTCAACCTGGGCGACGCCGAGCCGCGGCAGCTGTTCTTGGTCCGCGCCAAGATTGAATACAACGACGTCGCCCTGGTCCCCATGCCGTTTATGAACGGCGTGGTGCTGCAGGGCCAGGCGTTCATGCGACACGAGTAA